Genomic window (Bacillota bacterium):
GTCCACGGGGACGCGGCTCGACTGGCGGCCCCGGCTGAACCAGGCCGCCAAGAGGGCGGCCTCGGTGATTTCTTCTGGTTTGGCCTCCTCCCCCGGGGCGAGGCGAAGGATGACGTGAGAGCCCGGGATGTCCTTGACGTGTAGCCAGAGGTCGTCGGGGCGGGCCAGCCGGAGGGTCAACAGGTCGTTCTGGCGGTTGTTCCGCCCGACCAGGATCTCCTTCCCGGTGGTCGTCAGGAAGCGGTGGGGAGTGGAAGTCGGCTCGGCGCCGCCCTCGCCGCTCGGACGCCGGCCTTTAAGCGGCTTTTTCCCGGGCTTCTTGGCCCGCGGCCCGGCCGGGGGATCGGGCTTGAGGTAGCCGGCGCCGGCAAGTTCGGCTTTGATCTCGGCCAGGGCGGCCCGGTCCTCG
Coding sequences:
- a CDS encoding NFACT RNA binding domain-containing protein — encoded protein: EDRAALAEIKAELAGAGYLKPDPPAGPRAKKPGKKPLKGRRPSGEGGAEPTSTPHRFLTTTGKEILVGRNNRQNDLLTLRLARPDDLWLHVKDIPGSHVILRLAPGEEAKPEEITEAALLAAWFSRGRQSSRVPVDYTTKNRVRKPSGARPGMVIYDHHHTVFVNPEPAQVERLKPASVRPSEPPSDG